From a region of the Xanthomonas rydalmerensis genome:
- a CDS encoding DUF6348 family protein, whose product MIDRLRRLLSRTSPRGADATHDAAGAEVAPDAQPGHTLQQLLLQILQREGHAATLHDDVVVLDNGLQLLTELVDMAELRNGVRTASCIRVHHRSLFPDGIVEFQHSIGEDTEASLASGFTTWARTDLVALSEAVTAPADARCMTLQMEFAASAAAEAAVRRTVVLGPVAHMNGDAARAAAGDDTEHAFCPCCLFTNSLDALMPLLQRDQRMLGIRLFASRDADGEVAADCRVNGEDFPEGVACLRRYAETWPALGAMEFRKQYAVVRLPEPVVQDTTH is encoded by the coding sequence ATGATCGACCGACTGCGACGCCTGTTGTCCCGCACCTCGCCGCGCGGGGCCGATGCCACCCACGATGCTGCAGGGGCGGAGGTCGCGCCCGACGCGCAACCGGGCCACACACTGCAGCAGCTGTTGCTGCAGATACTGCAGCGCGAGGGACATGCGGCGACCTTGCACGACGATGTGGTGGTGCTCGACAACGGTCTGCAATTGCTCACCGAACTGGTGGACATGGCCGAACTGCGCAACGGCGTGCGGACCGCGAGCTGCATCCGCGTGCATCACCGCAGCCTGTTTCCCGATGGCATCGTCGAGTTCCAGCATTCCATCGGCGAGGACACCGAAGCGAGCTTGGCGTCTGGCTTCACGACCTGGGCGCGGACCGATCTGGTGGCGCTGTCGGAGGCGGTGACGGCGCCGGCCGATGCCCGCTGCATGACGCTGCAGATGGAGTTTGCTGCCTCGGCCGCAGCCGAGGCGGCGGTGCGGCGCACGGTGGTGCTGGGGCCGGTGGCGCACATGAATGGCGACGCGGCCAGGGCCGCGGCGGGCGACGACACGGAACATGCGTTCTGCCCGTGCTGCCTGTTCACCAACAGCCTGGACGCCTTGATGCCGCTGCTGCAGCGGGACCAGCGCATGCTCGGGATCCGCCTGTTCGCCTCGCGCGATGCCGACGGCGAAGTCGCGGCCGACTGCAGGGTCAACGGCGAGGACTTTCCCGAAGGCGTGGCGTGCCTGCGCCGCTATGCCGAAACCTGGCCGGCGCTGGGCGCCATGGAGTTCCGCAAGCAGTACGCCGTGGTGCGCCTGCCGGAGCCGGTGGTGCAGGACACGACGCACTGA
- a CDS encoding lysophospholipid acyltransferase family protein translates to MPAAAPSRPAAGALVGRLRSIVRIAICVVASLLLIPPQWLLMRLTRGRGAFVLPRLWFGCLRRALGIRVEVVGAPRDTGGTLFVGNHVSHFDIVVLGSLLRARFIAKNDMERWPGMRHIGALAQTVFISRRRQDAAAVAAAVAAQLRPDHDVVLFAEGTTSSGERVAPFKSSLFSLFLSAEPGARQWTLQPFTLEVRSVDGQPIAQGGDRDAYAFYGEMQAGAHVAHFLRLSGAVVRVTFHAPIAVAPGSDRKALAAQLHGIVASALPASTPADTAAA, encoded by the coding sequence ATGCCCGCCGCCGCTCCGTCCCGCCCCGCTGCAGGCGCCCTCGTCGGCCGCCTGCGCAGCATCGTCCGCATCGCCATCTGCGTGGTCGCCAGCCTGCTGCTGATACCGCCGCAGTGGCTGTTGATGCGCCTCACCCGCGGCCGCGGTGCGTTCGTGCTGCCGCGGCTGTGGTTCGGCTGCCTGCGGCGCGCCCTGGGCATCCGCGTCGAGGTGGTGGGCGCGCCGCGCGATACAGGCGGGACGCTGTTCGTCGGCAATCACGTCTCCCACTTCGACATCGTGGTGCTGGGCAGCCTGCTGCGCGCGCGCTTCATCGCCAAGAACGACATGGAGCGCTGGCCGGGCATGCGCCATATCGGCGCGCTGGCGCAGACCGTGTTCATCAGCCGGCGCCGCCAGGATGCGGCCGCGGTGGCCGCCGCCGTGGCCGCGCAGCTGCGCCCGGATCACGACGTGGTGCTGTTCGCCGAAGGCACCACCTCCTCCGGCGAACGGGTGGCGCCGTTCAAGTCCAGCCTGTTCTCGCTGTTCCTCAGCGCCGAACCCGGCGCCCGGCAATGGACCCTGCAGCCGTTCACCCTGGAGGTGCGCAGCGTCGACGGGCAGCCCATCGCGCAAGGCGGCGATCGCGATGCCTATGCCTTCTACGGCGAGATGCAGGCCGGTGCGCACGTCGCGCATTTCCTGCGCCTGTCCGGCGCCGTGGTCCGTGTGACCTTCCACGCCCCGATCGCGGTGGCGCCGGGCAGCGACCGCAAGGCGCTGGCCGCGCAGTTGCATGGCATCGTGGCGTCGGCGCTGCCTGCCTCCACGCCGGCGGATACCGCTGCGGCCTAG
- a CDS encoding type II CAAX endopeptidase family protein — protein sequence MRGLEEPSGGWGELLLVIAVAFGLPIYWSALAVLAPVVEPSLSDASLWGTVFYELLVLAVLLPTLWFRGWTPQALGLQWQTRDLGVGLALLAACLVATYPLHLLKDSVAAELNPSMDAMVAGPLSAGMVVLVSLLNPIFEEVFVCAYVIRALERRHSPAFAVNVSVAIRASYHLYQGPVGTIGILVVGLILGWWVARTGRLWPAIVAHAGLDLLGLMAYT from the coding sequence ATGCGGGGACTTGAGGAGCCGTCAGGCGGATGGGGCGAACTGCTGCTGGTGATAGCGGTGGCGTTCGGGTTGCCGATCTATTGGAGTGCGCTGGCGGTGCTGGCGCCGGTGGTGGAGCCGTCTCTTTCCGACGCCAGCCTGTGGGGCACGGTGTTCTACGAGTTGCTGGTGCTGGCGGTGTTGCTGCCGACGTTGTGGTTCCGCGGCTGGACGCCGCAGGCGTTGGGGCTGCAATGGCAGACGCGGGATCTCGGCGTTGGCCTGGCACTGCTGGCCGCCTGCCTGGTGGCGACCTACCCGTTGCACCTGTTGAAGGACAGCGTGGCGGCGGAGCTGAATCCGTCGATGGACGCGATGGTGGCCGGGCCGCTGTCGGCGGGCATGGTGGTGTTGGTCTCGCTGCTCAATCCGATCTTCGAAGAGGTGTTCGTCTGCGCCTACGTAATCCGCGCGCTGGAGCGGCGGCACAGCCCGGCGTTCGCGGTGAACGTCAGCGTGGCCATCCGCGCGTCGTACCACCTGTACCAGGGACCGGTCGGCACCATCGGCATCCTGGTGGTGGGGCTGATCCTGGGCTGGTGGGTGGCGCGCACCGGGCGGCTGTGGCCGGCGATCGTGGCGCATGCCGGGCTGGATCTGTTGGGGCTGATGGCCTACACCTGA